One genomic segment of Nitrospirota bacterium includes these proteins:
- the tuf gene encoding elongation factor Tu (EF-Tu; promotes GTP-dependent binding of aminoacyl-tRNA to the A-site of ribosomes during protein biosynthesis; when the tRNA anticodon matches the mRNA codon, GTP hydrolysis results; the inactive EF-Tu-GDP leaves the ribosome and release of GDP is promoted by elongation factor Ts; many prokaryotes have two copies of the gene encoding EF-Tu): protein MAKAKYERRKPHVNIGTIGHVDHGKTTLTSALTKVCSDKG, encoded by the coding sequence ATGGCGAAGGCGAAATACGAGCGGCGGAAGCCCCACGTGAACATTGGGACGATCGGGCACGTGGACCACGGCAAGACGACGTTGACCTCGGCGCTGACGAAGGTGTGCAGCGACAAGGGG